One Salvelinus sp. IW2-2015 linkage group LG35, ASM291031v2, whole genome shotgun sequence DNA segment encodes these proteins:
- the nt5c3a gene encoding cytosolic 5'-nucleotidase 3 isoform X2, with product MPEFEKNTVHMRDPERVEQIICGMIKGGASKLQIITDFDMTLSRFAVHGKRCPTCHNIIDNCKLVTEDCRKKLLELKNTYYPIEIDPHLTMEEKYPFMVEWYFKSHTLLVEQRLQKDKLSEVVRDSDACLREGYEPFFDRLHQHNVPVFIFSAGLGDVLEEIIHQAGVYHPNVKVVSNFMDFDENGELRGFKGELIHVFNKHDGALRNTEYFKQVKDNCNIVLLGDSLGDLNMADGVPNVENILKIGFLNDKVEDRLEKYLDSYDIVLVKDETLDVPNSILQKII from the exons atGCCAGAGTTTGAGAAGAACACGGTCCACATGAGGGATCCAGAGCGGGTGGAGCAGATCATCTGTGGCATGATCAAGGGTGGCGCCTCCAAACTACAG ATCATCACTGACTTTGACATGACGTTAAGCCGGTTCGCAGTCCACGGCAAACGCTGCCCCACGTGTCATA ATATCATTGACAACTGCAAGCTTGTCACCGAAGATTGTAGGAAGAAG TTACTTGAGCTTAAGAACACATATTACCCCATAGAGATTGACCCCCATCTAACGATGGAGGAGAAGTATCCATTTATGGTAGAATG GTATTTTAAGTCCCACACATTACTGGTGGAGCAGAGGCTACAGAAGGACAAACTCTCAGAGGTGGTGAGAGACTCAGACGCCTGCCTGAG GGAGGGCTATGAGCCGTTCTTTGACCGGCTCCATCAGCACAACGTGCCCGTGTTCATCTTCTCAGCGGGTCTGGGAGACGTCCTGGAGGAGATCATCCACCAGGCGGGGGTCTACCACCCCAACGTCAAGGTGGTGTCCAACTTCATGGACTTCGACGAAAAT GGCGAGCTGAGGGGCTTCAAGGGAGAGCTGATCCATGTGTTCAACAAGCACGACGGCGCCCTGCGCAACACGGAGTACTTCAAACAGGTGAAGGACAACTGCAACATCGTGCTGCTGGGAGACTCGTTAGGCGACCTCAACATGGCTGACGGCGTGCCCAATGTGGAGAACATCCTCAAGATCGGCTTCCTCAACGACAAG GTGGAGGATCGTTTGGAGAAATATCTGGACTCTTATGACATCGTCCTGGTAAAGGACGAGACTTTAGATGTGCCCAATTCCATCCTTCAGAAGATTATATAA